CCTCACCACGTCTTCCCCATCAGCGAACTTGATCGCAATGTCGAAGAGGTCGGTGGCCATCTTTGGTCGCCCCCGTCCGAGCTTATGGTCTAAGGCCTTGTTGGTGGTGCTATAGGTGAAGGCACTCACCATGTCAATGTCTAAGGCATATGGGAGTTTGTTCCTTTTGTGTGAGAACCTCTAGATGTAGTCCTAGAGGCTCTCACCACTCTTTTGGGCGCACCTCTTGAGGCCCTAGGAGCTTCAAGGGCGCTTGTAGATGCCGTGGAAGTTCCCGACGAAGGGCTTTTAGAGGTTGGCCCAATCATGTATGGTGCTAGCTGACAGGTGCTCGAGCTAGGCCCTCGCCCCTTCCACAAGGTGGTCGGGGAGGAACTGGATGACTAAGTGGTCATCATTGATCCCCACCATGTGGCACGTGAGGCGGTAGTATTCTAGCCACATGCCAGGATTTGTGGAACCGTCGTACATGGAAATGTTGGCTAGTGCATGTAGCTTTGTGGGGGAACTACGCTTTTTGGATCTTGGGTCCAAAAGCACGTGGTACTGACCCAGGTAGACTGGGGCCACGTGCGCGCATTCTTTCATGTGGTTGCTCGACTTATTCCAGTTCTTGATGCCATCTATCGAGGATGTGTCGAGTGACGCGAATGCCTCCGATGCGATGCTTTATGTGGATCCGTGTCAGAGTAGACTAGGAGGTATGCACCCCCTTGCTCCAGGATGAGGCCGTGTGTGTGCCATGACTCTCTGTGCTGGTGTGTTGCCGTCGATCGACCTCATCTTGTTGTACCGCAGCCCTCTCCACCAAGTTGCGGAGGTTCTGGTACACCGCCTTTGCCTTGGGCTCGTCCGGTTCGTGGATCGATCGGACCATCATGGCCGTCGTAGCCATGTTTTGCCCAGAGTTGAGGAAGTATTGTGTGTCCTCGCAACTTTTAGTTACCAGACTACAAATCTTACTCGCTCGGGGCCTTTCGGCTTCAAGGCATCTCTGCTCAATGTTGTCGTAAACCCGGTCGAGCCTCATGATGAGTGCGTCGAGCTACTCCTGCTGCTGTCGGAGGGTAGCCTCGCGGGCGAGGATGCACACTTGACGCTAGCATTGGTATTCTTCTTCTAGGATGGGGGACCCCAACTCTCCCCATTCATTGTTGCCTCATGGTGGCGTGGCCACGAAGCAGGCTCTTTCTTGCGCCTCATCGGAGTCCAAGTCGTGCTATGTCGAGGCATTGCTCGAGTCGTCCTCGAGGATGTCGACGATGGTCGCAAGTTGGTGACTAACGACGGCCAGCATGGTTGATGGTAGGGTTGCTTTCGCTTGACGATTAGCGGCAGATGCGTTGAGGCATCGCTTGAGGGCGGTGGCGTGCCTTTTGAGGCATCGTTTCTCCGCCTTAGTCCGGGTGGAATGACTGGGCCCCGGTCCTGCGGTCTTGGCCTCCTTATGGCTAACGAGGCAGAGCTCGCCGAGCTCCTAGGTGAGGGAGCTGAAGGTGTTCTGGCTCCCGGGAGCGAAAATCTTGCCCCTAGTGGACGCTGAATGGCTAGCCATCAGAGTGAAAAAAATCACTTTGGTACAGTTGCGGTCCCCTACTTGGCACGCCAACTATTGTGGTTTCGAAAACCAGGGGACGATAGATTTGTGTTCGGTGGGGTATGCAAGCACGGACTaacaaggattagtcgggaccttgcgtggttccggataccttggtaaaaatatcggcgtcgTCCACGAGAGTTTGATTTCTCTACTATCTCTTTAACCTTCCGCATTTACTCTCTCTACTTAAGTTGCAATCTTTACTAGTCTTATGGGgcatttggatcccttcattttagtggaattggaattcactcaataaagtaacttatttagtttggaatttgatattccaccactttccaaagttcatatataagcctatctcaaattcatagggtggagggtgggaaatgattttatgtattaGTAGAATTGGTTTCTACTCTATAACTTgcatgacactcttcgtctcactcctctacagtaaaaatgtagcacataaatatctccaacatcttactaataatagtatacaaatatattttgcataaaaccgaattaccttaattgatatatgcctaaattactattattagaatggaattcaattccaatgatccaaacggggcgttagTGTAAATtatataggattggaacttaggttgcataactccttttgtggtagagatagcaacacatagacaaaacctagtttgaataTTCTAGTTAACTTAATTTCTTAGGTTTTGTTCTAGAAATTACTTTGTGGTCTAGTTTAGAAAGAAGTTTTAGAAGTTCTAATttaccccctcttaggcatcaccgtTTCCTACACACTAGATTAGTCCAGTGATAGCACCAGAGCATCTGGTGATTATGCAGAAAGCTTCCCACCTTGCCCAACAGCTAGATTTTTGCGGGTCTACACAACCAGAATTacggctctttgtcgagtgcttcttGTTTCTttcccgagtgccgcactcggcaaaggcctaCTCTCGGTAACGACAACTTTTGCCGATAGGAGGACTCTCGGCACaaacagacactcggcaaagaccgctTTACCGAGTGCCAAACACTCGGCGAACCTCGACGCCTGGCAAAGGACCATCAGCAGTCGTCTATAGCTGATGGCCAttatctttgccgagagccaggcGTGGACACTCGATAAAGAAGGTACTTTGTCGACTGTCGCTCGGCTAGCACTCGGCAaactatgctttgccgagtgtcttacttggacacttggcaaagtatatttccatttttttctttttccagccaaactttttgtggtttgttcctacactatatagacttATATATTCCATTTTGGTACAActataaaagtgtttgctataattattagattttgttcgtttaattgaatttcctcggataattcagatttgaaccacAAGTCACTGGAAAAAAATGTAAAAGCGTGAATGCAAAAATGGTatccatgttatttagcacaagttacggccGATTTAAGGGGTAGACCGaaattttcgagcaccatgctcactaaacatgatcGTGAACTTGTCATCGAGTTGTTTAAAaaatgtataaaacacaaacaaagtcagaaaatcattaaacttgtccacatgttatGATATaatgtagaggttgtgataaaaatttaaGCATGTTTCGAGAAAGTTATCACGCACTATGTGAAGAATTCTAGCCGttctacattgaaactctatgatttcatgtgtaggccacttaggtttctacacatagtgagtCACAGCTTTATcgaacattctcaaatttttatcacagcctctacatgttTGTGAAAAACTTGTGGGATTTGTGTTTTTTGTGAAATATGTGGTATCtattatgtatgtgatgattatgtgatatctgtgataattatgtgatatatgtttttgtttgtttggatggaatagcaaaaataaataaaaaggggtATTTTGGTCACTTTGCTGAGTGCTAAGGtcatagcactcgacaaagaaggcacACATGGGCACTAGTAAAGTCTCTTTGCCAAGTGTTGTGGccttggcactcggtaaagaagcaagctttgccgagtgcctcctagtgcactcggcaaaggaactgACAAAGGGGACCCGTTGGTGATATCTTTACCGAGTGCTAGCACAACTGTCACTCGCCAAAGAGGGAaactttttgccgagtgtcacctaataCGCTCGGCAAAGGGATACGCTTTGCCGAGGGTCATCTAATACAATCGGCAAAGGCTCTGTCGCCGTTACTAGTCgctgtgacggtgacttttctttgtcgagtgcccgataaaaagtactcggtaaagaagctgttgccgatgtacagtttatCGAGCTTTCTTTGCAAAGCCTTTGTTGAGTGTTttccaggctttgccgagtgctttagacactcggcaaataagttGTTTCCTGTAGTGATAAATACTCCTATTGCTAGCCATTTTGGGGGCGTTGTATAGTCTGGTGAAGTTATAGATGTGCTGAGGCACTTCGCCAAGTATATTCTATTCATATAGTAAAATTTGCTGATCACATATAATAAGTGAAGCCAATAAGATATAATTTTCTGATCACATAGTATATTTTAATGTCAATGTTTCTCACACTTCATAATATCAAGAAAAATGTGAAAGGGACATAAAGAACCAATTCGAGGGTGATTATGCAAATGCAAACCCTAGAACAGTTGATGGCCAACAACTAATGGGGGTTCTCCGTGACGTGAGCAATACACCATTACACATGGGCACAAGCATAACACAAGGAAGAAATAAAAATATAGTGTGTGTGCGCTTTCTCATTTCATGTATACGTTAATTGAACAAAACACAGTACTGTTTTATCTAGCACTTCCTTGTTTTAATATCATCTTGCTTCAATGAAAAGACTTGGTCATCAAATGCTAGTAGACTTCAAGACCACAAACATCCAAGATGAGCTAGCAACCTTTATCTTGGACGAGATGTTGAGTAAAAAAGGATCATTTTGTATAGGACAGCCCAAGGACGTACAAGAAAGATTATAATGGATTCATGTTTCTTAGATTATTGGGATATATAATTTTTTTTATTATAACATATATATCAATATAATATTTGTAATATAAATTTTGATGAATTTTGTGATGTATGTGAATCTAACAATCATGAAAAAAGTATTACACAAAAATAATAatgaaaaatgaaaaattaattattATCGGTAataatgttgctcaacttaatatTGTCTGTTTAGGATTTTAACTGGTAGTGAAGTTTGGCATCACTATAGAAATTTTTTTaaccatgcatgcatgctgatAGGAAAGTCATAATACTGTCATTTTTCTTTCACCGGTTCATTTTTCCGTAATGATGGCTTATTAGTAAGTCGACGAAGCTTTGCTCCGAGTTAGCGTGAGACATGGGAAAAGCATGTGAGGAAAGGGCTGGAGAAAGTTCGATCACGGCTGCCGGCGTATGACTGGAAAAAGAGAGATTAATAAGCCACGCAGAGAACGTGCAGAGCTAaaacttgtcattttcactacaatTCATACTGTTGTGACTACAATCTTTGTATTATATATAAATAGCTTGCCAGAGCCAGCGAATGCAGAGCACAAGATCCAAGAAACACAACTGCAAAAGCGAGGATCGGAGCACTCCGATCCTTAATTCCTTCTTGGATTCTCTTCTACTCTAGAGCTCTGCTAGACCGATCTCCAGTTAAGTTTCAGACACATGGAGAGCAACGCCTCGTCCAACTGCGCCACCGTGCCGCAGCCGCCGCCGTCGACAGGGAAGCTGATCACGATTCTGAGCATCGATGGTGGCGGCATCCGCGGCCTCATCCCAGCCACCATCATCGCGCACCTCGAGGCCAAGCTGCAGGAGCTGGACGGCCCAGATGCTCGGATCGCCGACTACTTCGACGTGATCGCCGGGACGAGCACCGGCGCCCTTCTCACGTCGATGCTGGCGGCGCCGGACCAGAACAACCGGCCGCTGTTCTTCGCAAAGGACCTCAACACGTTCTACCTCGAGAACGGGCCCAAGATCTTCCCTCAGAAAAAGTATACGCCGTTCATATCCGCCTGACGCTCTTTCTTCTTCCTTGGTTTGGTAGCTCTCTGTCACTTTCATTCATGCGTCAGTTAGTTCGGCTGTTCTTCGTGTCGCATGCATCGTATCTATCCACCAACTCTAAGCTACAGCTACCCAACGGGTCCAGCAAATTCATACTGTGGTTTGTGGTGGTGCACAGGGCCGGGTTCCTGACGCCGGTGGCGAACCTGCTGGGCCTGGTGAGGGGTCCCAAGTACGACGGCGTGTTCCTGCACGACAAGATCAAGAGCCTGACGCACGACGTGAGGGTGGCGGACACGGTGACCAACGTCATCGTGCCGGCGTTCGACGTCAAGTACCTGCAGCCCATCATCTTCTCCACGTACGAGGCCAAGAACGACACCCTCAAGAACGCGCACCTCTCCGACATCTGCATCAGCACGTCGGCGGCGCCCACCTACTTCCCGGCACACTTCTTCAAGACGGAGGCCACCGACGGCAGGTCCCGCGAGTTCCACCTCGTCGACGGCGGCGTCGCGGCCAACAACCCCACCATGGTCGCCATGTCCATGCTCACCAAGGAGGTGCTCCGCCGGAACCCGGACTTCAACGCCGGCAGGCCCACCGAGTACACCAACTACCTCATCATCTCCGTGGGGACCGGCTCGGCCAAGCAGGCGGAGAAGTACACCGCGCCGCAGTGCGCGAAATGGGGCCTCTTTCAGTGGCTATACAACGGCGGCTTCACCCCGATCATCGACATCTTCTCCCACGCCAGCTCCGACATGGTCGACATCCATGCTGCCGTGCTCTTCCAGGCCCTCCACTGTGAGAAGAACTACCTTCGCATTCAGGTACAGTGTATGTACAGGATACATGAAAACATCTAACATGGACATACTAAAGCAAAAAACAaaaatgttcttcatataaaacggATGACGACCATTGATGGCTGCTATTATATTGGACGCCTGTGTGTGTAGGATGATACTCTGATTGGGAACACATCATCAGTGGACATCGCGACCAAGGAGAACATGGAGTCTCTGATCGGGATCGGCCAGGACCTGCTCAAGAAGCCAGTGGCCAGAGTGAACATCGACACAGGTGTGTACGAGCCCTGCTCCGGCGAGGGGACGAATGCAGAGGCGCTAGCTCACTTCGCCAAGAAGCTCTCTGACGAGCGCAAGCTACGCAAGCGCAATCTCGACTCCTACTAGCAAGCTTGAAGGATGATGTCagcagagaagcttgaaggagccCTAGCTGCACCTACACTAGCTAGCAATGTGCCTCACATAGATGCATGGTATTGGTAGCTAGTCATTTCTTactttttataactatattaatcAGGAAACAAACACATATGTCGACCAATAAACATGTAAGTCCAATCATCATTTGTTTGCCTATGGTCTCAAAAGAATGATTCCATTCTGATGTGCGGTTGTTTAGTCTAATGACCTTCGTGATGCAAGCAGCCTCCTTTCTGGATTGCAATCTTGTGATTGATGATGACAACAAcaatcatatatacatatatataatctTGTGATTGACGATGGCAACATATAATCTTGTGTGGACGACGCCATGTTGCAGTTCTTCCGGCGAGCACTAAGATTTTCTAGGGTTTCGACCGAGTGGGAGCGTTAAAATTTACTTGTGAGGTGATAGAGGCAATTTGGTCAATTTACTTGTGAGGTGAGAAATAAAAGAATGGAAAATATAAATGGTGTGCTCTTTTCCGAATTCATTTAATGAAACTGATGTTGTTCTTTAAATTACTTTAAAACAAGTGCTATTTTCTTAATACTATCTTAAACACTTGTTGTTTCGTAGATTCCCCcaactaagggcttgttcggttattttcaatccatatggattagagGGGATCGATACGGATTAAaagggattttgacttactagggattaaaACCCGCACAAtcaccctcaatccatatggattggagtagAACTAAACAAGCTCTAGAGGGGCTTGCTCCCCCGTTTTGGCGTCCAGAAATGGAGAACCTTATCTAAATTTACACTACTAGTTCAGTTTAAGAGGGTATATTAGCCGGAGCAGAGAAAAGGGGAGAAAAATGCTAGGAATTTTCAGGTCGGGCACAACAAGTAGGAGTGGTAATGAATTATGATCTGAATTTTTTTTCACAATTTGTTAGAGCTATAaaataattttagtttaaaaatgaacaTAAATAGAGCTTTTTAATCCTTAAATTCTATAATTTAAAATTAAAGGCTTATTGTCACTCCTAAGTACCAGCGTTTTGGTGGCCTTCTTGAGCTTTTTCATGATAACTCATCAGGACAAGGACGACAGACATGGCAAGGGTGAGCAAACAAGGAACAGGTTGGTAGTACTGCTACTGTTTTGCACTCGATCATATTCAGAG
This portion of the Zea mays cultivar B73 chromosome 2, Zm-B73-REFERENCE-NAM-5.0, whole genome shotgun sequence genome encodes:
- the LOC100285633 gene encoding patatin T5 — translated: MESNASSNCATVPQPPPSTGKLITILSIDGGGIRGLIPATIIAHLEAKLQELDGPDARIADYFDVIAGTSTGALLTSMLAAPDQNNRPLFFAKDLNTFYLENGPKIFPQKKAGFLTPVANLLGLVRGPKYDGVFLHDKIKSLTHDVRVADTVTNVIVPAFDVKYLQPIIFSTYEAKNDTLKNAHLSDICISTSAAPTYFPAHFFKTEATDGRSREFHLVDGGVAANNPTMVAMSMLTKEVLRRNPDFNAGRPTEYTNYLIISVGTGSAKQAEKYTAPQCAKWGLFQWLYNGGFTPIIDIFSHASSDMVDIHAAVLFQALHCEKNYLRIQDDTLIGNTSSVDIATKENMESLIGIGQDLLKKPVARVNIDTGVYEPCSGEGTNAEALAHFAKKLSDERKLRKRNLDSY